In the Sinorhizobium arboris LMG 14919 genome, one interval contains:
- a CDS encoding LysR family transcriptional regulator, with protein MRKTQTTTARPLRLGALPAFVAAARTGSLTLAAAEMHVTPGAVSRQVKSLEEALGVMLFHRRHNAIALTEAGRHFLVHVNSALSMLETGARSIRPDRSRLVVQAPITLARRWLIPRLSSYLQENPTVDISIHSLALGSAEAADVTVTYRRGTQMRAFVPGSLVDRTIAVCSPHLFSSHNCGEEAKQVLDLPLLLDTADAWSWHRWCERAGFAFEPRGGTLVFDTDEAAIDACMSGLGVGQANPSFVERELRSGQLLVLYPSVAPVVGAYEIAKAQGARLPQGFLEWLTRWDLLAADTKNARIGDPGA; from the coding sequence ATGAGAAAAACTCAAACCACAACCGCACGACCTCTCCGTCTCGGCGCCTTACCGGCTTTCGTCGCGGCTGCGAGGACGGGAAGCTTGACGCTTGCAGCTGCCGAGATGCATGTGACGCCGGGGGCCGTAAGCCGTCAGGTCAAATCGCTCGAAGAAGCGTTGGGCGTGATGCTGTTCCACCGCCGGCACAATGCCATCGCTTTGACCGAAGCCGGCCGTCACTTCCTTGTACACGTCAACAGCGCTCTTTCGATGCTCGAGACCGGCGCGCGGTCGATCCGGCCCGATCGGTCCCGGCTCGTCGTTCAGGCACCGATAACGCTTGCGCGGCGTTGGCTCATTCCGCGCCTCAGCTCCTATCTTCAGGAAAACCCGACTGTCGACATTTCCATTCACTCGCTGGCCCTCGGTTCCGCAGAAGCGGCCGATGTGACGGTCACCTATCGCCGGGGTACCCAGATGCGGGCCTTTGTGCCGGGATCGCTGGTAGACAGAACCATCGCGGTCTGCTCGCCGCATCTGTTCTCCAGCCATAACTGCGGCGAAGAAGCAAAACAGGTCCTCGACCTGCCGCTACTTCTGGATACGGCAGATGCCTGGTCCTGGCATCGCTGGTGTGAACGCGCTGGTTTCGCGTTCGAACCACGCGGCGGGACCCTTGTTTTCGACACCGACGAGGCTGCGATCGACGCCTGCATGTCCGGCTTGGGCGTTGGCCAGGCCAATCCCTCTTTCGTGGAGAGGGAATTGCGTAGCGGGCAGCTCCTGGTGCTCTACCCGTCGGTTGCGCCTGTCGTCGGCGCCTATGAGATCGCGAAGGCACAGGGCGCCCGTCTGCCGCAGGGCTTTTTAGAATGGTTGACCCGCTGGGACCTGCTGGCGGCAGATACAAAAAACGCCCGGATCGGTGACCCAGGCGCTTGA
- a CDS encoding ABC transporter substrate-binding protein — MFSGPIRISSRWSIRTCAAGIAALAISAAAANADEIKTLSVIDDRGVAVEVPASPRRIASVSYFAADVALALGIKPIASTYMVQGRNPDFLADYLKDVKEIGQRATPNLELLAEAKPDVTVAIRRYTEGNAEQIAKVAPYLAYNLELYADSDRTISQLAAILGQAKRGQELNAQFKTAMEVFAGKAPKDRHPRFVVMWGGDTPWVFRSENMTAAILVALGGDNIAGQNPTPYLPDNWGMEMSLETLLEKDPEVIFVYDYGPDRPHENNPVWQQLSAVKNGRVHYVGDHWVETHGPIAREIVLREAAHLLYPETFPAVDVKAEARKLIPASVE, encoded by the coding sequence ATGTTTTCCGGCCCTATCCGCATCTCTTCTCGGTGGTCGATCCGCACTTGCGCGGCCGGCATCGCAGCGCTCGCGATCTCGGCAGCCGCGGCCAATGCAGACGAGATCAAGACGCTTAGCGTCATCGACGATCGCGGCGTTGCGGTCGAAGTGCCTGCCTCGCCGAGAAGGATCGCCTCGGTATCCTATTTTGCGGCAGATGTTGCTCTGGCCCTCGGCATAAAGCCGATCGCAAGCACCTATATGGTTCAGGGCCGCAATCCCGATTTCCTTGCCGACTACCTCAAGGACGTGAAGGAAATCGGCCAGCGAGCCACACCCAATCTCGAACTGCTCGCCGAAGCGAAACCGGATGTGACGGTTGCCATCAGGCGCTATACGGAGGGTAATGCCGAGCAGATTGCGAAAGTGGCTCCGTATCTCGCTTACAATCTCGAGCTCTACGCGGACAGCGACAGGACCATAAGCCAGCTCGCTGCGATCCTCGGCCAGGCGAAGCGCGGGCAGGAACTCAACGCCCAATTCAAGACTGCGATGGAGGTGTTTGCCGGCAAGGCACCGAAGGACCGGCATCCGCGGTTCGTGGTCATGTGGGGTGGCGATACGCCCTGGGTGTTCCGCTCCGAGAACATGACGGCGGCGATCCTCGTGGCGCTCGGCGGAGACAACATCGCGGGACAAAACCCGACGCCCTATCTGCCCGACAACTGGGGGATGGAGATGAGCCTCGAAACCCTGCTGGAAAAGGACCCGGAAGTCATCTTCGTCTACGACTACGGCCCGGACCGGCCGCATGAAAACAACCCGGTCTGGCAACAGCTCTCTGCAGTGAAGAACGGCCGCGTTCACTATGTCGGCGATCACTGGGTCGAGACGCACGGACCGATCGCGCGGGAGATTGTCCTGCGCGAAGCGGCACATCTGCTCTATCCCGAGACTTTCCCGGCCGTGGACGTCAAGGCCGAAGCGCGCAAACTCATCCCGGCCTCCGTGGAGTAA
- a CDS encoding extracellular solute-binding protein: MRAVLSGLVMLLAASVFANGALAEPVHAIAMHGEPALPADFKHFPYVNPKVKKGGKIAYGVVGTFDSLNPFILKSMRTTARGMWDPEFGNLVYESLMQRSQDEPFTMYGLLAETVEWDDDRTFIQFNLNPRARWADGQPVTAEDVIFTFELLRDQGRAPFSNRLSKVAKMEKVGERSVRFTLTEDTDREFPLLLALSPVLPKHAIDVETFERTSLEPPLGSGPYRVAEVRPGERIVYRRNPDYWARDLPSKVGLDNYDEISVEYFLQENTLFEAFKKGVVDIYPEGSATKWARAYDFPAVRSGDVIKETFKPKTPSGMLGFVFNTRRPMFDNIKLRQGLALVFDFEWVNKNLFDGAYTRTQSYWQNSSLSFLGVAADNRELDLMGDVRERINPAILDGSYRLPVTDGSGRDRNVLREAVTLLREAGYSIKDGKMVDAKGTPLAFEIMSQNAGQEKVALAYQRFLAPLGIVARVRTVDDSQYQLRSQSFDYDVIIKSFPSSLSPGLEQINRWSSQTRDRQGSNNFAGVADKDVDKLINNILQARNPEDFTAAVRAHDRLLVNNSYLVPLYHLDAQWIARWKHIGRPTTVPLYGYQLPSWWDERVQ; the protein is encoded by the coding sequence TTGCGCGCAGTTCTTTCCGGCCTGGTGATGCTCCTGGCAGCCAGCGTGTTTGCCAATGGTGCTCTGGCCGAACCCGTGCATGCGATCGCCATGCACGGCGAACCCGCCTTGCCCGCCGATTTCAAGCACTTCCCTTACGTCAATCCAAAGGTGAAGAAAGGCGGGAAGATCGCCTATGGTGTCGTCGGCACGTTCGATAGCCTCAATCCGTTCATCCTGAAGAGCATGCGCACGACCGCGCGCGGCATGTGGGACCCTGAATTCGGCAATCTGGTCTACGAATCCCTCATGCAGCGCTCGCAGGATGAGCCATTCACGATGTATGGTCTGCTCGCCGAAACCGTCGAATGGGACGATGACCGCACCTTCATCCAGTTCAACCTCAATCCCAGGGCGCGCTGGGCCGACGGACAGCCGGTGACCGCCGAAGACGTGATCTTCACCTTCGAACTGTTGCGAGACCAGGGGCGCGCGCCCTTCAGCAACCGCCTTTCGAAGGTTGCGAAGATGGAAAAGGTGGGGGAACGCAGCGTGCGCTTCACCCTCACCGAGGATACCGACCGCGAATTTCCGCTGCTGCTCGCGCTTTCGCCGGTGCTCCCCAAGCATGCGATCGACGTGGAGACCTTCGAGCGGACGAGCCTTGAACCGCCGCTTGGCTCCGGTCCCTACCGGGTCGCGGAAGTGAGGCCCGGCGAACGGATCGTCTATCGCCGCAATCCCGACTATTGGGCCAGGGATTTGCCGTCGAAGGTGGGCCTCGACAATTATGACGAAATCTCTGTCGAATATTTCCTGCAGGAGAATACGCTTTTCGAGGCCTTCAAGAAGGGTGTGGTGGACATCTACCCCGAAGGCAGCGCGACGAAATGGGCCCGCGCCTACGATTTTCCCGCCGTTCGCAGCGGCGACGTGATCAAGGAAACGTTTAAACCGAAGACACCCTCAGGCATGCTCGGCTTTGTCTTCAATACACGCAGGCCGATGTTCGACAACATCAAGCTCAGACAGGGGCTCGCTCTCGTCTTCGATTTCGAATGGGTCAACAAGAATCTCTTCGACGGCGCCTATACGCGCACGCAGAGCTACTGGCAGAACTCGTCGCTTTCCTTCCTCGGGGTGGCAGCCGACAATCGTGAACTGGACCTGATGGGCGACGTGAGGGAACGCATCAATCCGGCGATCCTCGACGGCAGCTATCGGCTCCCCGTCACCGACGGGTCGGGCCGCGATCGCAATGTGCTCCGGGAAGCGGTCACACTGCTTCGGGAAGCGGGCTACTCCATCAAGGACGGCAAGATGGTCGACGCCAAGGGCACCCCGCTCGCCTTTGAGATCATGAGTCAGAACGCCGGCCAGGAGAAGGTGGCGCTCGCCTATCAGCGGTTTCTCGCCCCGCTCGGCATCGTAGCGAGGGTGCGGACCGTCGACGATTCGCAGTATCAGTTGCGCAGTCAGTCCTTTGACTACGACGTCATCATAAAATCCTTTCCGTCATCGCTTTCCCCAGGTCTGGAGCAGATCAACCGCTGGAGCTCACAAACCCGGGACAGACAGGGCAGCAACAACTTTGCCGGTGTCGCCGACAAGGACGTGGACAAACTGATCAACAACATCCTGCAGGCGCGAAACCCGGAAGACTTCACCGCTGCCGTCCGCGCGCACGACCGGCTGCTCGTCAACAATTCCTATCTGGTTCCGCTTTACCACCTCGATGCGCAATGGATCGCCCGGTGGAAGCATATCGGCCGGCCGACGACGGTACCGCTTTACGGATATCAATTGCCAAGCTGGTGGGACGAGCGCGTCCAGTAA
- a CDS encoding invasion associated locus B family protein, with product MIFKSNFTTRAGLAALALSFAAAGAPGVASAQQAGGKPPQGWFKVCTKQEDNDVCIVQNLLTANNGQLVTAVGLISVSGKVNRKVMQVSVPSARMIPQGIQMQIDGGKGVKLDYAICMPDKCVAEAPLSDALIGQLKKGNEVVFTSVNFQRAPNPIKMSLEGFTGVFDGEPIEQSQLEERQRLLQEEMQKKAEDARKKLEEAQKAAKQQ from the coding sequence ATGATCTTCAAGTCGAACTTCACAACACGCGCGGGATTGGCAGCGCTGGCGCTTTCTTTCGCAGCAGCCGGTGCGCCGGGCGTCGCATCCGCGCAGCAGGCGGGAGGCAAGCCGCCGCAGGGTTGGTTCAAGGTCTGCACCAAGCAGGAAGACAACGATGTCTGCATCGTTCAGAACCTGCTTACTGCCAATAACGGCCAGCTCGTGACCGCCGTCGGCCTTATCTCCGTCTCCGGCAAGGTCAACCGCAAGGTCATGCAGGTTTCCGTTCCGTCCGCACGCATGATCCCGCAGGGCATTCAAATGCAGATCGATGGCGGCAAGGGCGTCAAGCTCGACTACGCAATCTGCATGCCCGACAAGTGCGTTGCCGAAGCGCCGCTCTCCGACGCGCTCATCGGGCAGCTGAAGAAGGGCAACGAGGTCGTCTTCACCTCCGTCAACTTCCAGCGTGCTCCGAATCCGATCAAGATGTCTCTCGAAGGCTTCACCGGCGTTTTCGACGGCGAGCCGATCGAACAGTCCCAGCTTGAAGAGCGTCAGCGCCTGCTGCAGGAAGAAATGCAGAAAAAGGCTGAAGACGCCCGCAAGAAGCTCGAAGAGGCGCAGAAGGCTGCCAAGCAGCAGTAA
- a CDS encoding FecCD family ABC transporter permease: MTPRGRCIAAILLALSAAALIGFAALLVGAKPMSAEAAIHALFAPDRDIDAIIVWTLRMPRSIAAFIAGAALAVAGLLLQVITRNPLAAPDLTGVSAGAVLLIVFTFVVFPAVSSAVYPFIGMAGGLLALALTIWTARSGRAAPPHLALSGITVSLFLNAMTAYILIRGAPQSPSVLFWLSGGFQGRSWRQVSYMLPWIAIGIGAALASHRVLGLLALGDEAAAGMGLNTARWKLFLLLCAAALVAGVTPVAGPIAFIGLAVPHLVRLLRPVDAVSAILLNASLGGAILVAADAFARSAAAPREIPVSIFTALIGGPVFLYLVQRRQPLPGRGTAR; encoded by the coding sequence GTGACGCCGCGTGGCCGTTGTATCGCTGCAATTCTTCTGGCGCTCTCGGCGGCCGCGCTCATCGGATTTGCGGCGCTGCTCGTCGGCGCCAAGCCGATGAGCGCGGAGGCGGCCATTCATGCCCTTTTTGCGCCCGATCGGGATATCGATGCCATCATCGTATGGACGCTGCGGATGCCGCGCAGCATTGCGGCCTTCATTGCCGGGGCCGCGCTGGCGGTCGCCGGCCTGCTTCTCCAGGTCATCACCCGCAATCCGCTTGCTGCACCGGATCTGACGGGCGTATCGGCCGGCGCCGTGCTGCTGATCGTCTTCACATTCGTCGTGTTCCCGGCGGTCTCGTCGGCAGTCTATCCTTTCATCGGGATGGCCGGGGGGCTGCTCGCTCTTGCACTGACGATCTGGACGGCACGGAGCGGGCGTGCAGCGCCGCCCCATCTGGCGCTGAGCGGCATTACGGTCTCGCTCTTTCTCAACGCGATGACCGCATACATCCTCATCCGCGGTGCGCCCCAGTCGCCTTCCGTGTTGTTTTGGCTGTCCGGAGGCTTCCAGGGGCGTTCATGGCGGCAGGTAAGTTATATGCTGCCGTGGATCGCCATCGGCATAGGCGCAGCACTTGCGAGCCATCGCGTCCTAGGGCTGCTCGCGCTCGGTGACGAGGCGGCCGCGGGCATGGGATTGAATACCGCTCGCTGGAAACTCTTTCTTCTCCTCTGCGCGGCTGCGCTGGTGGCCGGCGTCACGCCGGTTGCGGGGCCGATTGCCTTTATCGGCCTCGCGGTCCCGCACCTCGTTCGTCTCCTGCGCCCTGTGGATGCCGTTTCGGCCATATTGCTCAATGCGTCGCTCGGAGGCGCTATCCTGGTTGCGGCCGACGCATTCGCACGCTCCGCGGCGGCGCCGCGGGAGATTCCGGTCAGCATCTTCACCGCGCTTATCGGCGGACCGGTCTTTCTCTATCTCGTGCAGCGGCGACAGCCTTTGCCGGGCAGGGGAACGGCGCGATGA